The window ATCTACGGGGATACTGGCTTTTTTAAGTTCTTTTTTTGCGACTTTAGCGATGACGGCCTGGGTGACTTGTGATTCTTTGCGAAGAGCTATATTGGCGTTATCGCGGGAGTCGGATTTTATTTTGAAGGAAAAATCCAATTCCAGTTCGCTGGTGTGTGGGGCTTCATCAGGAGTCGTACTGGGTATTTCGACTTGGACAATATAGCGTACGTTTTTGGCATAGTATCCATCTTTAATAGCTTTATTATCTCTACTATCTAGTGCAGATCCTTCATAGGTATAAATGTTCAGTTTACCTTTATCTTTGCCTAATTTTAATTTCTTTGAGAGCGTTTCCTTGAAGATAATTTTTCTTTCTTCTGCTTTTTCTTTTGAAACTTCCTTAGGAGCGATCGAGATGACGCCCACTCTTTCTGCTCCGGTTGCGGTTTTTGGTGTAGGTTTCGCGATGATTCTGGGTTCGGCTTTATTGGGAGTTTTTAATTTTCCTTCTTTCTTTTCAGTAGAAGAGGAACCACGGTTAAAGAAGGGGATTTTAACTCCGCCTAATATTCCATCCATTGGCATATAAACACTCTTTGTTTAGAGTTAGTTCTATTTTTAGTTTAGAATTAATAATTACGAGTGTCAACTAAATTGTTTATTTCTTAATAAAATTAATATGGTATTAATAAAATATATTGCCGGGTAAAGTTTATCGTAGCAAAGAATTCAATTAAAAATTTATACAAAGGGAGACAGCAAATAGGGAAAATACAATGACGACAGAGCAAGCTGCAAAAGAGAAAATTTTTCAATGGGTATGCCAGCCGGAAGCGACCCAATTCATAGAGAAAATAGTGGACCACTGCTGTACAAAGAATGAAGCAGTAGCGGCACTTGCATCTTCATTAGAAAGAGTTGCCAGTACGCGGCTTTTTGATTGGGTAGATTATGTTTCCATCCCATACAGCCCAAATATTGATGATGTATTGGATTCCTTAGGAATGGTGGAAGAAGCGGCATCTACCCATTACCGAGTATATTATCATCCCGGTGCACAGTTGCCTCGAATACTAGTGAATGACAGCACAGAAGAAGTTTATGATATTGCGATCAAAGTAGAGAGTGTCCCTGAATATTTAATGGTGCGAGGTATTACCGGTAAAATTGAGGGGGGGGCTTATAGCGGCTTGCGTCGTTGCTGCCTTGCAACTGACAATGGAGTTAGTTTATGGGTGGTAGAACGTCATGGATATAGAGGAATTGAGCCGGTTCAGTCTAACGATTCCACAGTAAAAAATTATCTTGAAGCCAAGGAACTGTGGCAGACCAGGCAGCGCACATCTGATGATGAAGAGGGGCTGTTCGCTAATACACTGCGTTTAGTGGAGAAAATTGTAAATATTGTGGGCAGGGATGCTGCATCATGGATAGTCTTGGAAGTAGAAAGAGGCTATTGGCAGGCGCGTAATTTCGCAGGACAGTTGCAGAAAGTCCGTCAAGATCAGTTGGGTGTAGGCTGGGCTAACCATGATCATCATACATTCCGTTCATCACGTAAACATTTTGAGGGCTTGGTCCGTTTGTTTGAGATGCTAGGCTTCCATTGCCGGGAAAGGTTTTATGCAGGCCAAGAGGCGGGATGGGGAGCGCAGGTAATGGAGAATCCCCAGAGTGGACTAGTTTTATTTTTAGATGTGGACTTATCGCCGGAGGAGATAGAAATTGACTTTGCCCATCAAAGTCTTCCGGAGCGAGATCATTTGGGCACAATAGGTTTATGGTGCGCATTGCATGGCGACTCAATTCTTCAAGCGGGGATGCATCACTTAGAGGCTCAATTCCAATTTGATTTGTTGAGGGAAGACTTAGCTGAGCAAGGAGTCAAAATGATGCAGCCTTTCAGCAATTTTACCTACCTTAAGCAGGCATTTACGCAGGGAGAAAGGTGGAAAGTCAGGCCTGAAGTGGTGGAGAAGTTAGTCAAAGCAAAAATGATCAGCCGTGAAGAGGGTGATAGGTTTATTCGTGATGGTGCGATTGGAAGCCATATGGAGAATTTACAGCGTCGCGAAGGCTATAAAGGCTTCAATCAAAAAAATGTCAGTACAATCATACGTAGGACCGATCCCAGGTCGCAATAATAGAAGGAGTAAGCGATGGAACGTAAAGCAACAGCAGTGTGGTCAGGTGGAATTAAAGACGGCAAAGGTGCTATTTCCACAGAAAGCGGGGTGTTGAAGGATACGCAGTACTCTTTCTCAACACGTTTTGAGAATGGCGTAGGAACAAATCCAGAAGAACTATTAGCGGCAGCGCATGCCGGATGTTTTACTATGGCCGTTTCCGCAGAGCTTACAAAAGCTGGTATTTCCCCTGCTAAGTTGGAAACAGTAGCGACTATAACGTTGAATGCAGACCAGAGTGGATTTAATATTACCAAAAGCCATCTTGAGCTTACGGCGAACATTCCAGGAGTAGATGAGGCAAAATTTCAAGCAGCAGTGAAGTCTGCAGAAGTCAATTGTCCCGTATCGAAGTTATTCAAGGCGGAAGTAACCGTTTCTTCTAAGCTGCAGAAATAGTGTATCTTACATAACAAGCTTGTCCTATGTTAGGACAAGCTTGTCCATGAGAAGGTAATATTATTCGAAATTCGCTTTGGTTGAGAAAGAAGCTATTCTTTAATGTCAGGGGGCCTTACGGATTTGCGCCGTAAAGTGAAGTAGTCTCCGATGGATCTCGATTTTGTGACTATACCTTCTGGTGCGGGGAGATAGATCTTATTTTTTTTCGAGTTAAGATTTTTTGCCTTTTCGTATAAAAGATCATTCAACGATTCGTCAAGGGGCTTTGTATCTAGAATAGCAAGCTCTAATGGGGACTGTTTAGGCGGTCCGTTTTTTATGAGGTTCTTTTGATTTGTCTCAATTTTTCCTAAATAAGAGTAGATCATTTGAATAAGAGCAGTGTCAAATTCGAGAGTACTAGATCTTGGGCGGCTTATCGCTAGTGGATTATTTACTGTAGAGACTGTCGTTTGAAGTTCATCCACATTTTTAGACTTATCAAAGTTTACAGAAGTAAGATTGTTCCCTAATTGGAAAGTATTCAAATCTTTTTGTAGAATTCCTAAGAAAGGAATGTAAGGCTGATTATTTTTCATGTTTTCTTCTATAGCCTCTCTGAGGCTCGCATGATTTTTAATACAATCAGTAAGTTTATCTAATATTTCCAATTCTTTAGGTTTGGTGATTTTTAATTTCTTTACCGCTGCAGCTACAATGCTAGTATTTAAAGCAGACATAATAGACATTACGCTGAAATAGTCTCTATGCAGCATGCATTGATAGGCTAGTCTACAGTAAAAGTGATAGCGTACTTTAATTTCCTCGGGATTATAAAGCATAATCTCTTGAACAACAAAGCTTGATGCACGGTTTAGTGTGTCGGTATATTCAATAATACTAGAACAATATAAAGGCTTCTCATCTGCATGTACAACGGCATCAAAGACAAGTTCATGTAGGGGTATTTTTGTAAATACACGCAAAGCCATACTATAGAAGTGCATTTGATAGGAATGTAAAAGGGCTTTTAATTCTCTTTTAGGCAAAGTGGAAAATAACGTCAGTTTTTCGAAGGTGTGGGGTTGAATTTCATCATGACTTACAGGTAAGAGAGTGGCTCGATTATTATGTCTAAGAGTTTCTAGCATGCATTCTAATGCTGTGGTCTGCTCTTCAAGAAGCTCATCAGTTACGTCGGAATCATATGCTATGCGGGCTATTTCCGCACGTGTAGCTACTGTAATTGAAGTTAGGATATCTGCGATATTTTGATCATAAAGATAATTTAAGTTCCAAGTATCGCGTAACCACATTCTGCAAATATGTATCAATGTTCTTTTGTGGCTGCTGCATAGTTTTCGGTCTTGAATGGAAAGCTTAATATAATTAAAGAGCTCTTCCGTTGTCATGAAATAACGATAAGTGGCTAAAAGCTTTTTAGGGGTTGTGATTGACCAATCTATTTCTTCTTCTAAAGTAGCGTGGGGGGTTATTTTTTGGATGAGTCGATCAAGCAGAACCTTATAAAGATACTTTTTCTTAAGATCCTCTTTTTTCATCTCACATGCGCGGATGATGTTGCTTTCGGCCTTTGTTATCGCTGGAGGTGACGGCGATACTGTGATTGGTAGATCCGCTGGTTCTGTTGCAGTAAATAAAGAGTTTGTGGGTTGAGGAATTAATTTTTCCAAATGTTCTAAAGGCAAACTGTTAGAATTTCCGCGGGGAGAAGGCACATTCGAGATTGTTGGTAAGGGTAGTGAGGTGGAAGTCTGAGGTGCAAGGGATTGCAAAAGTGATTTTTTTTCAATTTCGACAAGGTCTAATTTCTCTCGCATTTCTTTTAAGATGATATCTCTGTTGCTTTTGGATGATTTTATCTCTTTATAGTAGGCTGTACGTTCGGTGGCTGCACGGCTTACGGTAGCTTCAAATATTGTTCTAATATCATATTTTTTGTAAGAGGAGGTAAATAAGCTTTTAATTTTTTTTGATAAGGTTAATTTTTCCAATGCCATATGAATGGGGATTCTCCCCTCAGTAAATCGTATAGAATATTTTTGATATTGCAGTAAGATTTCGATACCTTTACAAATTTGATAAATATTTTTCTTTAAATTTTTTAATTTAAATAAATAGGGGAAAGTAACTTTAGCTATTTCATGCCCATTTATTAATTTAGTGACAGTTACAGGTTCAAGTAAAATAGATAATGATTTGGAAATCTGCTTAACCAAATTCGTTTTACTATTATTTAATAATGATTTCTTCTCTACAGAACGGGGGCTGGAGGAGTTCTTCAAAGTATCGTAATGTTGGAAATAAGCTAGCATGCGCTGGTAAATTTTAGATCGCGGAGAATCGAGGGAGGGTTTTTGCTCGGCTTGTAATGCTTTAAGACTAGTATAAAGCGGAAAAGAATAAACGCTGCTCTTCGATGTGTCCGTTCCCAGCATCGTGGGCGACGATCGGACTAAACTGCTTAAAGAAGTCATGATGCAACCTCCTCAAAATAGTATACCATTAAGATATTCTGCTAGGTGCAAGGCTGGACGCTTTGTACCTTCGACTATTTGCGCACGGCAAGATGTTCCATTTGAAATTATATATGTACAATCTGGCATTTTTCTGATAGTGGGAAGTAAAACTAATTCCCCGATCCACTGAGAAATTTCATAATGTTCGCTTTCATATCCGAAAGCTCCTGCCATTCCACAGCAACCTGTGGGAATAATTTTAGCTGTTATTCCCGGTATAAGATTAAGAAGTGTATGGGCAGCGCCTACCCCGCTCAAAGATTTTTGGTGGCAGTGAACATGTATTGCCACGTCATGCCGCTTTATGAGTTTAGAGGCCTTTTGAAGAGTTTTGAGGGTATTGGGCTCCAGAAGGAATTCTTCTAAAAGGAAAATAGGATTAGATATTGCTAATGGCAGAAGGCTTTTATAGTCATCTTTAAAGGCGCTCCAGCAGCTGGGTTCTAGAAATACCAGTGGTAGATAAGGGTAGTTTTGCAAGGAGTTTAAAAGAGCTTCTGCATATTTTCTGGCTTCAGGGAGCATTCCCTTAGAAAGTGTTGTTCTTCCACAGCATTTCCAAGGGGGGACAATGACATTATAACCGAGTGACGTAAGCAACTTATAGGCAGCAATCCCTATTTCGGGGTTATTGAAGTTAGTGAAGGTGTCGTTAAAGAGTAGAATGGAGGGTTGGTTGGATGCTTGGTGATTCTTCTGTATCCAGCTATCAAAAGTTTGAGCCGCCAAAGCAGGTAATGAGCGGGATTTTGAAAATCCTAGAAGAGAGAGGCAATACTTGCCAAAAGAACTTTTATTAAAATTGTTTGCAAGTGATGAAAATACGCTTCCCCATGAAAAATAATACCCCAGATGTCCGATAAGTTTACTTCTAAGATCCAGGCCATGTTTCTGGCGATAGTGGTGCTGTGCTTCTGCTTTTAACTTTGCCATATCGACTTGAGAGGGGCATTCCGTTTTGCATCCTTTACAGGAAAGGCATAAGTCGAGGATGTCATGTACCTCTTGCGAGCCTATATCTTTGTCATTTTGGGGATTACTGATCATAGAATGGAGCATGACGGCACGAGCCCGTGTCGAGTCTTTTTCATCGCCCGTCGCTTGAAAAGATGGACACATAGTCCCTTCTTTTTTCCGACAGAGGCCGTTTCCATTGCACATGTCGACAGATAGATCGAAGCCGCCTTCTTTAGAGAAGTCTAGAAATGTTGAGGGTGTCTTGATAGGTGATTTACGTATATTTTGAAAGAGGGGTGGCCCGTCGACAATTTTATTTGGATTCATTAGGTGGTGAGGATCAAAAGCATTTTTCAAGGTACGGAAGCCCTGATAGATTTTTTTGCCATAAAGCGCTTCATTAAGCCAAGAGCGGATGAGTCCGTCGCCATGTTCTCCACTAAGTGAGCCGTGATGTTTAAGCAGCAGCTGTGTGGTGGCAAGCATGAGGGATTCTATTGTTCTGCGGTCTTCGGAACTTCTCAGGTCCATATAGGGGCGGATATGCATGCAGCCTGCACCTGCGTGGCCATAAATACCTGCGCGTTTATCAGCAGAACCAAGAAGGGCGAGGAAAGAGCGCATGAAGGGTGCGAGTTCTTGTGGAGGAACAGAAACATCTTCAAGAAAGGCGATAGCACGTGCATAACTGCGTTTTGACATGAGGAGTCCTAGGCCGGCTTTGCGTAGGTTCCATACAGATTTCATGGTTGCAATGTCTTCAATAATCAATGAGCGTGAAGGGAATTTCGCGGCAGTTTGCCTGACCATTTCACTTGAGGTGGGCCCGTCAAATTCCAGGACTAGCAGAGCGGCGGGAATTTCAACTAGCCAGCTTAGTTCACTTTGTAGTGCAGGAGAGGATTTTCCGGCGGTGATGATATCCTTATCGATAAGTTCTAAGGCTAGAGGTTTCAATTCCAACAGGGAAGTGACTTCTTCAAAAGCATTTTCTAAAGAATCAAAGGAAATAAGGCAGAGCTTTTGGTTTTCCGGTTTGGGAGATAGCTTAACGGTGATTTGGGTTGTGATGCCGAGGGTTCCTTCCGACCCTGCGAGAAGTTGGCATAGGTTAAAGTTATCGGGATGCAGGAGGCTGGGGAAATTGTATCCTGATACGCGTCTTGGCATAGGTGTGAAGCGGAGATTTATTTCTGAAGAGAGCTGCTCTCTAAGTTGTTTACAGGTTGCATAGAGAGAAGCTTTCGTGTCGGAACCTTGACATAGCTTGTTCCATTCCTCAATACTAACATTATCAAATGAAAGTGTTTCACCATTACTTAAAAGCAGTTCTGTTGCAAGTACGTGATTCGCCATATAGCTGTAGCGTAAAGAGCGAGCGCCGGCGGCATTGTTGGCGAACATTCCACCGATGGTTGCGCGGTTGCCGGTGGAGGTGTCTGGTCCTAGCCTAAGTCCGTAGGGGCTAACGGCTTCATTCAAAGTGTCTTGTATGACGCCCGGTTCACAGAGGGCAGTCTGTTTTTCAGGATCAATGTGCAGGATCGAGTTCAGGTATTTACTGCAGTCAATGATAATGCCGGAGCCTAAACACCCTCCGGTGATTCCGGTCGCTGCCCCGCGTGGAATAAGAGGGATGTTTTCTTCAGCTGCTGCTAGAATGGTTTTACGTATGTCTTCAGCATTTTTTGGGATGACGACCCCTAGGGGGCGCAGCTCATAGATGGAAGCATCGGAACTGTAGATGGTGCGGCTGATATCATCAAACCGCACTTCACCTTGAAGGGTGTTATTAAGGACTTTTTTGATCCTGTCATTGCCCATAGCGAGCCATTAATTAAATTACTCTTAGGAGTTTCATAACGATGATAGCAATAATAGGTACTCCAAGCAGCCAGCGGACGAACATTCTTCCATAACCCACGAGGCCTCCACTGGATGATTGTGAAAATGAGAACACTAAATAAATACTTTAATTTCCGCAAGTGCCTCGAAATCTAATCCCCCGGTTTAGTCATATATAATAACGGACTTGAGTTCCAACATCCAGTTTAAGGGCTTTTGCAGTGGGCGCATCCACATGAATAAGGTCGCCGTTGCCTGAATCTTCAATTTGAATTGTTGTATGACATACTCTAAAAGGATTCTCATTGCATAAAAGAACCTCGGAATGAGTTTCGAGAGTGCCTAGTATTTTACTGACAGTAGCAATCTTGCTATGGGTTATGCACTTAATGGCATCCATCTGGGACATGATGATCGGTCCACCATCGAGGATGCT is drawn from Parachlamydiales bacterium and contains these coding sequences:
- a CDS encoding OsmC family protein codes for the protein MERKATAVWSGGIKDGKGAISTESGVLKDTQYSFSTRFENGVGTNPEELLAAAHAGCFTMAVSAELTKAGISPAKLETVATITLNADQSGFNITKSHLELTANIPGVDEAKFQAAVKSAEVNCPVSKLFKAEVTVSSKLQK
- a CDS encoding RasGEF domain-containing protein is translated as MTSLSSLVRSSPTMLGTDTSKSSVYSFPLYTSLKALQAEQKPSLDSPRSKIYQRMLAYFQHYDTLKNSSSPRSVEKKSLLNNSKTNLVKQISKSLSILLEPVTVTKLINGHEIAKVTFPYLFKLKNLKKNIYQICKGIEILLQYQKYSIRFTEGRIPIHMALEKLTLSKKIKSLFTSSYKKYDIRTIFEATVSRAATERTAYYKEIKSSKSNRDIILKEMREKLDLVEIEKKSLLQSLAPQTSTSLPLPTISNVPSPRGNSNSLPLEHLEKLIPQPTNSLFTATEPADLPITVSPSPPAITKAESNIIRACEMKKEDLKKKYLYKVLLDRLIQKITPHATLEEEIDWSITTPKKLLATYRYFMTTEELFNYIKLSIQDRKLCSSHKRTLIHICRMWLRDTWNLNYLYDQNIADILTSITVATRAEIARIAYDSDVTDELLEEQTTALECMLETLRHNNRATLLPVSHDEIQPHTFEKLTLFSTLPKRELKALLHSYQMHFYSMALRVFTKIPLHELVFDAVVHADEKPLYCSSIIEYTDTLNRASSFVVQEIMLYNPEEIKVRYHFYCRLAYQCMLHRDYFSVMSIMSALNTSIVAAAVKKLKITKPKELEILDKLTDCIKNHASLREAIEENMKNNQPYIPFLGILQKDLNTFQLGNNLTSVNFDKSKNVDELQTTVSTVNNPLAISRPRSSTLEFDTALIQMIYSYLGKIETNQKNLIKNGPPKQSPLELAILDTKPLDESLNDLLYEKAKNLNSKKNKIYLPAPEGIVTKSRSIGDYFTLRRKSVRPPDIKE
- a CDS encoding FAD-linked oxidase C-terminal domain-containing protein, encoding MGNDRIKKVLNNTLQGEVRFDDISRTIYSSDASIYELRPLGVVIPKNAEDIRKTILAAAEENIPLIPRGAATGITGGCLGSGIIIDCSKYLNSILHIDPEKQTALCEPGVIQDTLNEAVSPYGLRLGPDTSTGNRATIGGMFANNAAGARSLRYSYMANHVLATELLLSNGETLSFDNVSIEEWNKLCQGSDTKASLYATCKQLREQLSSEINLRFTPMPRRVSGYNFPSLLHPDNFNLCQLLAGSEGTLGITTQITVKLSPKPENQKLCLISFDSLENAFEEVTSLLELKPLALELIDKDIITAGKSSPALQSELSWLVEIPAALLVLEFDGPTSSEMVRQTAAKFPSRSLIIEDIATMKSVWNLRKAGLGLLMSKRSYARAIAFLEDVSVPPQELAPFMRSFLALLGSADKRAGIYGHAGAGCMHIRPYMDLRSSEDRRTIESLMLATTQLLLKHHGSLSGEHGDGLIRSWLNEALYGKKIYQGFRTLKNAFDPHHLMNPNKIVDGPPLFQNIRKSPIKTPSTFLDFSKEGGFDLSVDMCNGNGLCRKKEGTMCPSFQATGDEKDSTRARAVMLHSMISNPQNDKDIGSQEVHDILDLCLSCKGCKTECPSQVDMAKLKAEAQHHYRQKHGLDLRSKLIGHLGYYFSWGSVFSSLANNFNKSSFGKYCLSLLGFSKSRSLPALAAQTFDSWIQKNHQASNQPSILLFNDTFTNFNNPEIGIAAYKLLTSLGYNVIVPPWKCCGRTTLSKGMLPEARKYAEALLNSLQNYPYLPLVFLEPSCWSAFKDDYKSLLPLAISNPIFLLEEFLLEPNTLKTLQKASKLIKRHDVAIHVHCHQKSLSGVGAAHTLLNLIPGITAKIIPTGCCGMAGAFGYESEHYEISQWIGELVLLPTIRKMPDCTYIISNGTSCRAQIVEGTKRPALHLAEYLNGILF